CAATCCCGGATGGAGAAATCATCCTAACTTTTCATGGAGCAATAACCAAGGGCTATTTAGACCACCTCAACAGTTTCCACAGCAAGAGAAGAAGCTGGcacttgaggatatgttcatatagtacatgcaaaagactgatatggtgatccaaaacaactCAGCATTCATCCGCAATCTTGAGGAGCAAATCGGTCAACTCTCCAACATGCTTACCGAGAGGACAATAGGGACTTTACTGAGCAATATTGTGACCAATCCGAAGGAGCATGTCAAAGCCATAACATTGCAAAGTGGGCGGACATATGACCAGCCACAAATAGAAGGTACCGAGGGAGATGCAAAATGTGGAGACCAAGAAGAAGGAAACCGAGGATGATGTGAAACAAACCGATTGGGAGGCGACCGACCAACAAGCTGAGAAGACCAGAGAGaataaaggggctgcaaaatcCAAGAAATCTGGGGAGTTTACTTTagaaacttattctccttcaatttatgatctaCCAATTCCTTTTCCgcaaagattaaagaaaaataaaattgataatcagttctctaaatttctGAGTATATTTAAGCAATTGCACattaatattcctctcattGAAGCCTTAGAGAGAATgcctaaatatgcaaaatttttgaaggatatattatcaaacaagcaGAAGTTGGAGGAGCATATGATTGTGATGCTGACCGAGGAGAGCAgtacaattttacaaaagaagctgccgcctaagttgaaagatccGGGGAGTTTCACAATCCCTTGCACTATAGGAAATTCttattttgataaagttttatgtgacttaggggcaagtattaatctaatgCCTCTCTCTGTTTTCAGGAAACTGGGTGTTGGAGAAGTAAATCCAACCACCATCTTTCTACAGTTGGCAGACAGATCTATAAAATACCcgagaggactcattgaggaTGTACTAGTGAAAGTTGACAAGTTCATCTTCCCCGCCGACTTCATTGTACTTGATATAAAGGAGGACAAGGTGATCCCTTTAATACTTGGCAATCCTTTTCTAGCGATGAggagaactttaattgatgtctagaaagggaaactcattttgagggtcGTCGAGGGGTAGGTCACTTTTGATgtatttaaatctatggaattccCTTCCGAGGTACATTCCCGCTTTCAAATAAGCGACTGAGACATGGTCAAGGCCGACGAGACTTATGGAACTGAATTTCCAAAACTACCACTTGAGGAATGTCTTACTCACTCTACATCTATTGAATCCAAAGATGAAGAGGATAGGGAGTGTGAGAAATATTTGGAAGCTACACCATTCCTTTCTCCCTCAATAAAACCAAAAGTGGAAAAGCTACACTCATCTCAGCCGATGTCCCCTAAGCTTGAACTCATGccacttccatcaaatttaagatACGCTTTCTTGGGCTAGGACTTTACATTTCCAGTTATTATTAACAGTTCATTGAgtgatgtagaggaagagaagttgcTGAGAGTCTTGAGTCTTGTCCTCTTGAGGTTGTGCTTCAGTTGTTTCCTCTCCTCCTTTTTGTTGTGAGCACAGTTTAAGTTCTCCTAAACGGCAGCCTCCTGATCATCCATAATGAAGGCCGCAAGCTGAGAAGTGCCCTGGCAACATaaagaaaagactaaaaaaaaacaaaaggaaagaaaggtaaAAGGCCGGAAAGAAGCGGTCGAAACTCCTAAAAAATCCCGACAAGTACTCAACAACCCAGCCAATGGCTTCCTCTCAGCTGCCTTCTATGCCTAGCCAGGACAAAGAAGGAAGGGCCTATGCAAGGCTTGCAAGCTCAGGCAATCCCACATGGACTTCAGTGGGAGAAGGTGGGTCTCTGCTCAAACCCCCCGGACGGGGGCTGAACACAGCATCCTGAAGAAAGTCTTCCCCTAGTGGATACTCAGCCCGAGTGAGTAGTTCATCACTTGGACTGTCGCCGGCTACATCACCTACGGAGCCACCACCTTTAGGGAACTCCACCATGATGGGTGGGTCGATGACTGGACTCCACAAACCATCGTTGGCTGGAATATGCTGAAAATGACCCTCTCTAGGGGTGAAACCTGAACAGAAGAATCCACAATAGGACTCTTTGAAACCCCAAGGACGGAAATGTTTTGAAGGGACTTACTTCCTATATGATCTCCTACCTCCACATGGTTTCTAGAAGTAGCCTCCACCCCTACATTAGCTACCTCAAGAGAATGACTCTTAACTCCGGAACTGGACGAAGAAGAAGGAGAGATCCATGAAAAAGAATGTTGTCCCTCATCAGGAGTGATAGATGCAAAAATACTCTAGAAGAAGGAGTCCATCTCGACTTTGCCCCCGGACTCCTCAATAGTCACTGCCGAAAAAGACACCAGAGGAAAACTGCTCGTTAGCTCACTGGCCACAACCGTCGCTAGTACCACCACAATCATGGAATGGCTGGCCTCCAAAGTGGCCGATCCCCGCGTTAAGAGGTTTGGTAACCTGGGAAGAGGCTTGTCCTCAGCCTGAACACTCTCCTAACTAGCTTTCTTCCCTTTGTCTGGTAGAGGAAGGTCCGAGGGAGTAACTTCGGGCCGCATAGCAACCGGCGTATCATCAGAAGGAAGGTGTCCCAAAGGGCAGAGAGCTCCTTAAACTCTCCTCATAAAGGAGGACCTTGGAGGAAATGTTGTCAGGATGGTTTTGCATTCATTCTCACACGATTGCAATGCGCTTCACTTCATAAAGAGTGACTATGGGACGCACATCCTTGTCTTCCAGGACTTTTCCCCAGTCTGTCCATATTGGGATCTCCCAGTGGTTCACCTGGCCTACCAGAAACTCCGATCCAAGGCTAGATACATAGAAGAATTTGGAAGACCAGTCTTTCAATTTACAGTACCACGATTCCAAGGTGACTAGAGTGTGGGATGCCGAGGAGCTGCAAACATTATCCTTCAGACGTAGCACcccattgtaacaccccgcttaattaacttttgattaacccttaagtactctagattaaGCTTTTAATTATGgtttaatcactttcattaaggttgatagtgggattagcattaatgttggtacttagtgttaatgagctaaggattagagaggcaagcccattagtaattttggtgaggctttttaggacccaagtacattcatgggcctagcccaaggaaaaaaaaaaaacttgaaccaagcccttaggaaGTGAAGGCTAGTCTTGgtccaagtataggaaggcataaggcttttggtgtagattggacacttggcccttttcaagctcatatggcccatagccattttggactcattttaccattcaaagaccaaaggcccaatacaccaaaccattggtttccttaagcccaaatcacactcaaagtacccaaattaagttttgaaaatttgctaaggccattaaccatcatacttgaggttagtgcactttaagctatgctttgaagctcAATCctgcttaatcttttcttaaactttttaattcaaattttcttgaattaatactccattaaaccatgattagaacatgttaataccctagctaaaccattccacatgtcattaagaaaaaatgacataacaagcccaaaccatgcttcaatcggttttgtgcattgcccttttTAATGCTTGGGCTGTTTTGCCCTTGGgtccaacatttttgtggtttatcctcaagggtaatatggtgcttaaacaccttatgagaccctccaaaactcagtttgagccttggacaaaattggttgcatcaaccaactcaaagaaccaaattgggtgcaccttggtctagtttgtgtaggaaccaattggattgagtatgaaccagcctcctgccatggtttgcaccaccaccccatgccacctccttctccacccaatcaccaagaagtcccatgaccatcatgaaggattttgactcatttttgctgtccaaaaagatccaaaaccgaactgattttctgccaccacaaaactaccttcatccacctgttttcaagagtggtttgagggatcttctgccaTCCAAACGATGCCCCATGACCTGGCGTCATCTACAGGACTCTTGCAGCTACTGTGGTGAGGAAATGGTGGTGGTTTATGGCATTATTCCATTCtgcacaagtgacctaagctcatgcaagcaaatctggaaatttccagatttaagcacctctcacttcacccaatcaccaagcacccaagccaacatCCCTCAACCCTTagccacctataaatacttcccttCCATTCTAATTTCACCCACACCACAGctccaagcatcatcttgagccttgagagcatttccccctcttagagatcaaaagagtgcaaaccgagtgagttttggtgagttcttgagtgttcttgtgtaaggcagtctagagagcttggaaggccacaaaatttgtaatttttcttccttttgatcttatctagcatgtcaagctttttttccaagtgttggtatgaaatttggttgagttttgagaaggttatgatgcttaatgcaaaatcGGGTCAATTaaggaaggtttgaatgattgaatgtttttaattggaagtttagctatggcatgtcctaagcatgatttgatatgatctatcagtatcctaacatgattatggaaggttaaattcGTGATNNNNNNNNNNNNNNNNNNNNNNNNNNNNNNNNNNNNNNNNNNNNNNNNNNNNNNNNNNNNNNNNNNNNNNNNNNNNNNNNNNNNNNNNNNNNNNNNNNNNTTATCATTAGGTGCGttgcatcttatctgtcatgtatGAGGGGCAGGTAACcctggtgttgcatgtcctgGTGCTTCAACTTCCACCGAATTccaagcgggggctgggggcgccacaaatagcaaatctgaaaaatacatataagacACATTACAAGATGACTAGAGAAAAAACCCTAGTCTTGAAATAAGGGTGAGTGTGAGTGACTaaggttttcaaaaatgctTTCCCTTGGAAAAAACCCTAGAATCCGAAgccgttaaagataaaaacccTAGCCTTTCTTTGAAGTGGTGGCCATGGCCTTCATTCACTCTATGCTTCGCGTTCATGTTCTTAAAACAAGAAGAATATTTCAGGTTCTTCCTTATCTTGAAGAAAAATCCTAATTTCTAAAGTGAAAGTGTGTGTTCATATGGAAAAATCCTAGAACTGAAACTTGTTGGTGTTATTTTCGCTCTTGGTCACGTGTGTATGTGCAAGAAATAGTGGAATGGTTCTTACCTCCTTGTGCTCTACCTCTAGTCGAAAGGTTGAAGAAGTATTCTTGATGATTTTCGAAATGGTGAAGAGAATGGTggtgtttggttggtgagaatgTGTGAGAACTAAAGAGAAAGTAGTGGTGGCCAAAACTCCTTAGAAGAGAAGTTGTGAACTTGAGCAAAAGACCTCCAAATTTTTGGCTACACCCTTATATAGGAGTCTCCATCCCTTCTTGAAATACCAAAAGCCTTGTGCATGGATGCCACTTGGCTTCTTGACAAAGagtctcttcctcttccctatTATGGGATGGCATTGGAAAACCAAAAGTCCCTTCATACAAGTGGCATGTGGCCTCCTAAAACCGAAACACTCTCTTCCCTCTTTGCCTTTCTTCTTTTGTCTAGGTTCAATGTATTTGGTGGCAAAAAGGTCAAAACAAAAAGCCCAATCTTCCTTGGAATTCTACTTCGTGTGGATGGTTGCCATATGGAAAGTGGAGTGTGTGTTCCTTGTGTTGGCCAAAATCCCTATCTCTTCCCAAGGTGATCTTTGGCCTTCCCAAGGTGATCTTTAGCCTTCTCCATGCTTGTGTTTTtgccccctctctctctttcttactCTTCTGACATTCTTCTAGAACATGCCTTTCTCTCTTCCCAAGCAAGATCTTCTGGGAACTCCAAAGGTCTCTCTCCATGTTTGACAAGTGTGATGGCCCGAGTTTTTGTCTaggcttggcccttagaatttgttctaggtttccatggcattttaggagccttagttactttggaagGCCTTATAAACCTTTGATGTAGTAACTTAAGCCCAAGAGGAGAATGACCCTAGTCTACTTTGGAATTTCGACCTTATTGGGAAACTTAGGTCCAATGGTTTAGGCCCATGATCCAATTCTAAGTTGCTAGTGTTATGTGTCCTGAGAATGTTATACCTTGAACCTAGCCTTGAAAGTGGGttaagggagaaagagaggtgTAGGAAAGCACCCAGATGGGCTTACATGCCTAGCCCATTGTTCTTTTTCCCATAATTCAAGTTCCAAGGTAGGTTTCATGGAAATTGGAGCCTAGGGAAGTGATATGGGGtttttctagaagttttgcatAGGAGACTGAAGGGAGGccatgtgtcaagcatgcatCAAATTTCTagcttttgccatgtgtcaagcatgcatCAAATTTCTAGAAGATTTTTGCATTgggattttgcattttgctggattttgccatgtgtcaagcatgcatcaaatttctagaagatttttgtgataagacttttgtatcaaggaTAAGTTTGCCCTTAGGGtttttgatatgaacccgtgggaatgaattcccttgaacccacaatcaatttgaaaactccccaagaaagccaaaaatcaaggtcaaggatggagaatctagacccgatgagaactcgtttcaaaaacctatgtggcgcccccgacccccatgtaaggaaaacacgggaatcgagatgccgggatgatgacaacacggtcacacatcccaacgtgAGTGCCAAATGTGTGTACaagcgacagtgtacaataacaacgcagcggattagtcaactaagtaccagaatttaaatacaagtaaacatcagaagaagtttaaaagcagttatacagtcatccaaaataaagttaacacatgtcccgaaaatacagaagggtaaaataaaataacaataaccagtgatcccagatcactcctcgggcggagtcgtctcctcaggctcgccctcctcctcctcatctgcatcaaaatctgcgttaccacagaatggtaccgcaggtaagtataacccaaaaaaaaatctcaggaataaaatgcatttaatacaactaacatgcatgcatatgataaattatgcatttttcctcaaaacatcattttccccgaaaatgataattttccaacacatgccaaaaatcccatttggcccaaaaataatccgtaaaacattttcccagaaaatgatttacacaaaatccatctcacactattttcccagaaaatagccaattaatccgtcaataccctatgcaccatggcctcccctagggaccatccgcatgtcctggcttcgtagcgatgcccagttccgcgcccagcgcgtacatggccagacatcctctagtccccgccagcagaaggaccacggagtcggcacgaatctctcgtccgatcccattgtcgcccagtgacaatccaggggacgttactcagtttattccgctcccgagtaaccagaggagctccaccgagataatgccccatctcggcttggggtcgtgatacacacgcacccaaaaatattctcacataaaatcataactttccaaatcacacatgagcatgaatgcaatacacgaaaacccagatttcctttacaaacatgatcatgcatgaaataatgatatgcacatgtaccaacacaaatccacattcctcaataaccaataaccaatccaatcaaaccaatccaatcaaaccaacccaaacaactccaatcataagtccatccgacccccgaactcctcggactcagtctggcatgccaaaaaatacagtgaaatgggttagtgcaaaaatacataaaattcatgagcattatttggaaaatacttacagcgctataagataatttccggaggatcacgaagctgaaaaaggcgacgtctgagcaacaccacagtgtaaaatacactgtggccgtgggtcacaaataccaacttttcaacggagacaaacgaagaccccaaaatgatagggtagggcctagagaggtcggtgaagccaatggtggtggtggtttgccgtggatgacggcgcaaatggtggtttaaggccaaaaatgtacaaatcggagatggacttggtggggcttcaccggagacggatcggagccggggttgggtccaaagggttgc
This window of the Juglans regia cultivar Chandler chromosome 12, Walnut 2.0, whole genome shotgun sequence genome carries:
- the LOC109020908 gene encoding uncharacterized protein LOC109020908; the protein is MQNVETKKKETEDDVKQTDWEATDQQAEKTRENKGAAKSKKSGEFTLETYSPSIYDLPIPFPQRLKKNKIDNQFSKFLSIFKQLHINIPLIEALERMPKYAKFLKDILSNKQKLEEHMIVMLTEESSTILQKKLPPKLKDPGSFTIPCTIGNSYFDKVLCDLGASINLMPLSVFRKLGVGEVNPTTIFLQLADRSIKYPRGLIEDVLVKVDKFIFPADFIVLDIKEDKVIPLILGNPFLAMRRTLIDV